In Candidatus Aegiribacteria sp., the DNA window GAGAGAGACCTCCTATCTCAAGTGGAATCGGAGACCTCGGGCGCATGGAATCGATGTACACACTGGCCAGCTCAGCGAAATCATCCGCTGTGGCGTAAACAGAATCGTTTACCGCCCAGTCCTCAAAGGGAATCTCGAAATGTCTATAAAAGGTCATGTCTCCCCATGGTGGAAACGGAAAAGTCTGTCCGGCAATATCGGGCTCATTCCCTATACACCAGTAAGTAACATTGTACGGTTCAGGATGTCCTCTCGATGCTCTAACCATGCCCATGGGAGTTGTGATATCACCGTTGCAGTACTCTACCATCCTGGCAGCCTTTCCCGGATCGTTGATCTGGTAATTCACTGTCAATATGGGTGTTATATTTATCTGTTCACAGAACTGTAAAAGGTTGTCAAGACTGTTTTCCAGAGGGACAGGGATAAGAAGCTCACCAACATCGATGTAATGAATCCCGTTGTAGTTATCGGCCTCCCAGTCATAGTACTCAACAGCAATACCACCCATTCGAAGGAGCGGAACTCCTGTCGCTTCCACCAGGCTGTCAAGTCCAGGATAGCTCAGATCCTGAACTATTTCGTCCCCGGAACAGACCAGCATTGAGTCGAACGAACCCACTACCTGATCCGCTTCAACCAGTATCTCTGCGGGAATTGAATTAATTATTGCCAGAGCAATCGTGAATTCCAGTCCGATCACGCTCAATTACCTCCAGGAACCTGTGTTTCAGGATTAGACATTGTAATGGTTACGATAGAAATCAACATTGCGGCTGTGGCAGGAAGAACAGCTCTCAGTGAAAACTTCATATCATGAATTTCCTTAATTGAGCGATTCGAAGTATCTACTTTAAGAGACAAGATAAACCACTTCCGGATTTCCTGTCAACCTGATACTTTCTTAGGATGTGCTATGTCAAATTAGACATAATCATCATAAGGTGATATAATGCGCATCGGAATGATGAAAGGGTGATATAATGGCAAATACTTATACAGCAATAACAAAGCAGGATGGTGACTGTTGGATTGGTTGGGTTGAGGAAGTTCCGGGCGTAAATTGTCAGGAACGGACGAAAGAAGCTCTTCTTGAGAGCTTACGGGTTACTCTGAAAGAAGCCATAGAATTCAATAGAGAAGACGCCATCAAAGATGCTGCCCATGATTATACCGAAGAAGTTCTTATCGTATGAAAAAGAGAGCCCTGCTCAAACATCTTCGTGAGCATGGCTGCGAGTTCCTTCGCGAGGGTGGGAAGCACTCGTGGTGGCTCAATCCAGAGTAAAACAAG includes these proteins:
- a CDS encoding type II toxin-antitoxin system HicB family antitoxin, coding for MANTYTAITKQDGDCWIGWVEEVPGVNCQERTKEALLESLRVTLKEAIEFNREDAIKDAAHDYTEEVLIV